atatacTCTTTAAATTATATCACGATCCAAGAACACTTATTAAACATtcatattattttttattaatgtAAAAGGTTAAAAAGATAACTTTACATCATTTACGTTGTTTatttcaaaatgattatcaaacagataATTATTTAGAACAACTTCATTTGAACTTTTGAATCATTAAGATTATGAACCATTCGGCGTTTAATCATTCAGTATTATCAAACACACCCTTAATTTTTGTGTTTTATCAAATGTAGGTGACGTCATCAGTATTTCATGCTTATGTCAGCCAAGGAGTAGAGCAAGAAGAAGCAAAGGGTCCAGCCTTGAAGCACCTGGACACAGTCGAAAACCAACTAAGAGGAAAGAAGTTTTTCAGTGGAGAAACATTTGGATTCTTAGATCTTGTATTTGGTTGGATCGCAAACTATCTTGAAATATTGGAAGAAACGGGTGGAATACAACTTTTAGATAAACAGAGATTTCCATTAATATCTGCTTGGAAGGAGAACTTTTGCAATATCGGGGTAATCAAAGAAAACTGGCCCGATCGAGAGAAGCTGATAACCAAGTTCAGACTGTTGCGTGAGCATTCCATTTCTGTTGCTGCAGCTGAAGGTAAGTGAACAGTTCCATGAAGGTGTCTAGCAATATTGAGATACTCTCCGTAAATCATCAATAATAATCATCAATAAAGGGTCAAATATTTTAAGATCTAAACTGAAATATGACAATTTCATCTTATAGtacaatgataatgatattataataatattcacGCTATTAGAGTTGTTTGGATTTGTAATTTATATTTTCTACATACTAGTCTTTACAGTCTGATTCTACTGCATGTGTGATGCATCCATTGATTGTTGCTCAGTTCTCTTAATATTTCTAGCAGCTTTGTTTAGCCAACAAAGTAGAGACAGAGGTGGGTTTGTTGAATTCAGATGTACACTACGTAAATAGATATCTCCGTGACCGTTTCTGAAACTGTTAAAattcaatgcaaatttagaataatatggaattagtatatgtatatgggtaaaatatctagatattaaaatgtaaaagaaaaatctagaagataaaatgtaaaagaaaaatctagatatttttatgtggtaaaaatatctagatatttatccatgaaaATATTTAGTGTGTAGAACTtttcatggagtagtataaatatgagtggtgatttcatttgtgtgaaaggtgtgagagttgtgaggaagtaagaagggtgtgagttagagaagagaaaacttataagtaagtaatattgtaattgtattttgtattaataaaagtgttctttgttatgtttcccggttaagccttagttcgtgtttgagttcttagtgcacttgtgttatttttattatatggtcggctctacagcctaagtgatatatggtcggttataccgcctgaatgatatatggtcgacactgttgcctcactattattgtgcactaaggattcataaaattaaaggctaaccaacgtcaaagtgttggtgtagtgagtgtagtataatctaggtcctctatagtgggtgtgttgggctcgtcgaagcttccaacaatgggtatcagagcgggtcgttcgggaccattgctagtggaggtactcatcggtaaacgttggacgtttacatcgtcttgttaacaccaaggccctaagggagattctgtcggagcacagttaggaactgtgaaagctcgtcggtctgggaccaagcttattggacgttggacgtcatgatggcagatcttgcaagtacgagcagtggaatcaagagtctcaataaccacaactatagttattggcggacttgcatataatcctacctacaaggacataatttatgggaaatagttgctggcagtgacacaatgcctccaccgaaagaaaatgccgaagccttgagaaaatggaacatcaaggccgggaaggctttatttatattgaagactacaatcgaggaggatctattggagcacatccgtgacgagaaaacaccaaaggcagcttgggaaacttttgaaaaattattttcaaagaagaatgaagcacgcctccagctcttggaaaatgagcttgcGGGTATtacacaaggaagtctatctatttctcaatATTTCACCAatgtgaaatctatttgtcgtgagatatctcaacttgctcctgaagagaaaatgagtgatgcaaggatgaagagaattatcatccatggcttaagatccgagtataatggatttataaccactgtgagaggatggcctacttaaccatcattaatagagctggagaatttgttggctaatcaagaggcattagccaagaagatgaatgaagtaaccatgaaagacggagaagatgcactcttcaccaataagaagaacgcaacatctcgaagacaagatgcgatgaaagaaagtaagacatatgggtggaagggtcacccaaaatcaaaaggcaacacttcaaggggagctcaacaaggaagaagagatcataagCCAACAATACGagaaaaatgataagagaaagaatggtgaatgcttcaattgtggcaagaagggtcattttgctcgagattgtagattccccagaaggcaaactttagaaggaaatgtggccgccgcaagagatgagaagaaagaggtcacattcgaagcatccattaatgaggaaacttaggatgcagaagcaggactctccgttgaagctgacatggatgatcaagctcttgcagcaactttaaagtcaaaaataaactacaaagatgattggatcattgattctgggtgctcaaatcatataaccaacgatgggacgaagctgcaagaaatggaggattacaaaggaaagagagtcgtgttgacagccaacaattcaaggttgtctatttctcacattggaaagacaataattccaaatgaaggcgaatctcataagctccaactcgagaaggtgtatcttgtccctggcctaaagaagaatttacaattagtaccacaattgacagcagaaggaaatcatgtgctctttggaccagaagatgtgtccgtattcaagagagtgaaggtggttggcaatccaattatgcaaggaagaagaatagagtcgatctatgtactatctgctgaaacagcatatgtggataagactcgaaagaatgagacgtctgatctttggcatgaacgtcttgggcatgtaggctacaacaagttaaaggagatgatggtgaaacacatagtaaatgggcttcctcaaattgatatccgaacagatacaatttgtgctggatgtcaatttggaaaagctcaccaattgccattcatggagtcagcgcatcagtccaagacaccactagagctcatacactcagatgtcttcggcccagtgaaacaaacatcacttggaggcatgaagtatatggtgacattcattgatgacttctcaaggtatgtgtgggtttacttcatgaaagaaaagtcggagacttttctgaagtttaaagagttcaagaataaggtagaaagtgagctcaattataagattcgatgcttacacacagataatggaggagaatatttatcaactgagttcaatatctatcttgagaagcacaagatcagaaggcaattaacttgccctaatactccacaacagaatggagtggcagaacgtaagaatcgtcatcttgctgaaacttgtcgaagtatgcttcatggtaagaatgtaccaggaagattttgggccgaatgtatgatgacggcttcatacgtgattaacagactcccacaaacaaagttgggatatatttcaccatatgaaagatcaagccaaccgtcaaccatctcaaggtttttggatgtgtatgctacgtcttcgtgccagatcatcaaagaagcaaatttgataagaaggcaattcgatgcatgtttgtcggttatgatgaatcaagaaaaggatggagatgttgtgatccaaatactggaaagtgccatacttcaagaaatgtggtatttgatgaagcgtctTCATGGTGACCACcttaaaagatagagcttccagaatctcatggattagaagaaggtctagaagaaaaagaagaacctaaagagcagatattagatccaataaaagaaggataagggtcgtactctaaggaaaagagtccatggaaaactggtgtacaTCAATCTATATCCGAGGAGGTTCTTCCAAGCCAAAAGGAAGTCGAGGAGCATACACAAAAAttaaggagatcaacaaggccgagacaacctaatctaaggtatgccaatgctgctcatgtggatgaatcaatacctattgagccttccacttatgaagaagcagcacaaagtcaagagtggcagaaagcaatggaagaagaaattaatgcactaacagAAAATCAGACATGAAATTttgttccaaagccaaaagatgtaaaaccaatatcttgtaaatgggtttaaaaggtgaagactcgatcagatggctccattgaaaggtataaagctcgacttgttgctagaggtttttctcaacaatatgggctggattatgaagaaacatttagtccagtggcgaagatcacaacaattcgagttctactagctttagctgctagcaaatcttgaaatttatggcagatggatgtcaagaacgctttcttacatggagaacttgacaaaaacATTTATACGGAGCAACcgagaggctttgagaacaagatccatcctgagcatgtctgcaaattaaagaaggcactatatgtcttgaagcaggctccaagagcttggaccgggaaaattggtgagttcttggtacaaagtgattttacagttgctccttcagattctagtttatttgtgaaacaagatcaaggaaaactagacatagtgctagtatatgtggatgacttaatcatcacggaagatcactatgaggagatccaaagaacaagagagaatctgtctatcagatttcatatgaaggagcttggagaactcaaacattttcttagactcaaaatagagcagaaaagagaaggattatttctgggacaacagaaatatgcgcgagatcttttacaaaagtaatgTTTAATTGCAAACCtttctcaactccgatggatccaaatataaaactacgagcagatgaaggaaaaagttttcaagatgttaccatgtatcgaaagttggtcggaagtcttatttatctcacactaagccggtcagacatatcttatgcagttggagtggttagtcggtACATGAGCAATccaaagaagcctcaccttgatgttgtacgacgtatCTTAagatatgttaaaggcactattaactttggtattttatacaagaaaacaaaagaatgtcacgtgacagGATATTGTGatgccgattacgctggagactatgatacatgacggtcaacaactggatacatgtttagccttggatcgggagtaatatcatggtgcagcaagagacaaccaactgtatctttatcaagcattgaagcagaatatcgagcggcagcatcagcaacacaagaa
This genomic stretch from Rutidosis leptorrhynchoides isolate AG116_Rl617_1_P2 chromosome 11, CSIRO_AGI_Rlap_v1, whole genome shotgun sequence harbors:
- the LOC139876753 gene encoding glutathione transferase GST 23-like, producing MGDVKLFRTWSSPFALRIVWALKLKGIESETIYEDLANKSSLLLEYNPVYKKVPVLLHNGKPICESLVILEYIDETWNTIARFLPEDPLDRATERFWAKFNDEQVTSSVFHAYVSQGVEQEEAKGPALKHLDTVENQLRGKKFFSGETFGFLDLVFGWIANYLEILEETGGIQLLDKQRFPLISAWKENFCNIGVIKENWPDREKLITKFRLLREHSISVAAAEGK